A single region of the Halobacterium wangiae genome encodes:
- a CDS encoding iron transporter has translation MYPKSPEIGRRAFLAGLAGFAGCSGRSSQSPTPPPTADGRPEGVYVPTHAAALRVVEIAESGRLRCALRLTHPLRFWAVTGERTSPVEADGDVHLLAVVWDDETGRVLCGAEPRLTVSRGDEQFYDAAGWPMLSQRLGFHYGDNVELGGPGTYDVRVQTAPSDTQYTRELEGLDPVAAFQFSMTLANDTPDVAFDTPERASRKGSLEPRPLDGVPVASTPTVDALPGDSVGVQAVGDTTFAVTVVSDAFDGGDAYLAVSPHTPSSTPLPFMTLFATLRRGEDVLFDATLAPSLDPALGYHYAARAPSVETGDELVLGVGAPPQVARHEGYETAFMGTRPVEFTA, from the coding sequence GTGTACCCGAAATCGCCGGAAATCGGCCGGAGAGCGTTTCTGGCGGGCCTCGCTGGGTTCGCCGGCTGTTCGGGTCGCTCGTCGCAGTCGCCGACGCCGCCGCCGACCGCCGACGGCCGGCCCGAGGGCGTCTACGTCCCCACGCACGCCGCTGCACTCCGGGTCGTCGAGATCGCCGAGTCCGGCCGGCTCCGCTGTGCGCTCCGTCTCACCCACCCGCTCCGGTTCTGGGCCGTCACGGGCGAACGCACGAGCCCGGTCGAGGCCGACGGCGACGTCCACTTGCTCGCAGTGGTGTGGGACGACGAGACCGGGCGCGTGCTCTGCGGCGCCGAACCCCGGCTCACGGTCTCACGCGGGGACGAGCAGTTCTACGACGCCGCCGGCTGGCCGATGCTCTCCCAGCGACTCGGCTTCCACTACGGTGACAACGTCGAACTCGGCGGACCCGGTACCTACGACGTCCGTGTCCAGACCGCGCCGTCGGACACACAGTACACGCGAGAACTGGAGGGGCTGGACCCTGTAGCGGCGTTCCAGTTCTCGATGACGCTCGCGAACGACACCCCGGACGTCGCATTCGATACACCGGAACGCGCTTCACGGAAGGGGTCCCTGGAGCCACGGCCACTCGACGGCGTCCCGGTCGCGAGCACGCCAACCGTCGACGCCCTCCCGGGTGACAGCGTCGGCGTCCAGGCGGTCGGTGACACCACGTTCGCCGTCACCGTGGTCTCCGACGCTTTCGACGGCGGTGACGCCTACCTCGCCGTCTCGCCGCACACCCCGTCGTCGACGCCGCTCCCGTTCATGACGCTGTTCGCCACACTCCGCCGCGGCGAGGACGTGCTGTTCGACGCTACTCTCGCGCCGTCGCTGGATCCGGCGCTGGGCTACCACTACGCCGCTCGCGCGCCGTCAGTCGAGACCGGCGACGAACTCGTGCTTGGCGTCGGTGCTCCTCCCCAGGTCGCTCGCCACGAGGGCTACGAGACCGCGTTCATGGGCACACGCCCCGTCGAATTCACGGCCTGA
- a CDS encoding uroporphyrinogen-III synthase: MNVAVFRPDDERLAEAVALLESLGATPVPDPMLAVEPTGAAPRSDADFTLLTSKTGVELAASEGWAPGDTVLCAIGEATAEACRDAGWTVDRVPEEYTSSGLVAALSEDVAGARVEVARSDHGSAELTDGLNDAGAFVHETVLYELVRPAGAGESAELAADGDLDAALFSSSLTVEHWLDAAREHGIEAAARDGLRSAVIGCIGPPTRETAESHGIDVDVVPKDADFEQLARAAVEER; encoded by the coding sequence ATGAACGTCGCCGTCTTCCGCCCGGACGACGAGCGCCTCGCCGAGGCCGTCGCCCTGCTCGAATCGCTGGGCGCGACTCCCGTCCCGGACCCGATGCTCGCCGTCGAACCCACTGGCGCAGCGCCCCGCAGTGACGCCGACTTCACGCTCCTCACGAGCAAGACCGGCGTCGAACTCGCCGCCAGCGAGGGGTGGGCGCCCGGCGACACCGTGCTCTGCGCCATCGGCGAGGCTACCGCCGAAGCCTGCCGCGACGCCGGCTGGACGGTGGACCGCGTCCCCGAGGAGTACACGAGTTCGGGGCTCGTCGCCGCGCTCAGCGAGGACGTGGCCGGCGCGCGCGTCGAAGTGGCGCGCTCGGACCACGGCTCCGCGGAACTCACCGACGGCCTGAACGACGCGGGCGCGTTCGTACACGAGACAGTGCTATACGAACTCGTTCGACCCGCCGGTGCGGGAGAGTCCGCCGAACTCGCCGCGGACGGCGACCTCGACGCCGCACTGTTCTCGTCGTCGCTCACCGTCGAACACTGGCTCGACGCCGCCCGCGAACACGGCATCGAGGCGGCCGCGAGGGACGGACTCCGGAGTGCGGTGATCGGCTGTATCGGTCCGCCGACCCGCGAGACGGCCGAATCCCACGGAATCGACGTCGACGTGGTTCCCAAGGACGCCGACTTCGAGCAGCTTGCACGGGCGGCCGTCGAAGAGCGCTGA
- a CDS encoding NifU family protein, whose product MSTETQDGDDLEERVNNFLRRNFPQIQMHGGTAAIQNIDREEGVVDLQLGGACSGCGISPMTIQAIKSRMTKEIPEIDTVHADTGMGGDSGMSPSFPGEDTDSEDREEDEGPQAPF is encoded by the coding sequence ATGAGCACCGAGACTCAGGACGGGGACGACCTGGAGGAGCGCGTCAACAACTTCCTCCGCCGGAACTTCCCACAGATCCAGATGCACGGCGGCACCGCGGCCATCCAGAACATCGACCGCGAGGAGGGCGTCGTCGACCTCCAGCTCGGCGGCGCGTGTTCGGGCTGCGGTATCTCCCCGATGACGATCCAGGCGATCAAGTCCCGCATGACCAAGGAGATCCCCGAGATCGACACGGTCCACGCCGACACCGGCATGGGCGGGGACAGCGGGATGAGCCCGTCGTTCCCCGGCGAGGACACCGACAGCGAGGACCGCGAAGAAGACGAAGGCCCCCAGGCCCCGTTCTAG
- a CDS encoding DUF5783 family protein has protein sequence MSELTPEEFEEQKYVDYFPKLQTAYKRAFNEMNENYDSDIVHGIDQTVLAEAEPHYEGDGEFSLDLPEDPASQLDGVLASDEKVERVLELYLEELQRQLQKMFGVGEAAPGDEKA, from the coding sequence ATGAGCGAGTTGACGCCCGAGGAGTTCGAGGAACAGAAGTACGTCGACTACTTCCCGAAGCTCCAGACCGCGTACAAGCGCGCGTTCAACGAGATGAACGAGAACTACGACTCCGACATCGTCCACGGCATCGACCAGACGGTTCTCGCGGAAGCCGAACCCCACTACGAGGGCGACGGCGAGTTCTCCCTCGACCTGCCCGAGGACCCGGCGTCGCAACTCGATGGCGTGCTGGCCAGCGACGAGAAGGTCGAGCGCGTGCTGGAGCTGTACCTCGAGGAGCTCCAGCGACAGCTCCAGAAGATGTTCGGGGTCGGCGAGGCCGCACCGGGCGACGAAAAGGCCTAA
- the hemC gene encoding hydroxymethylbilane synthase, whose translation MSNEPIRLASRGSELALRQAGEVKTTLADRRHEVEVVEVETKGDRVTDALISELGKTGAFVHALDQEVLEGNVDAAVHSMKDVPTEMADDLLVAAVPRRGNPADVLVTPDGATLDELPAGSVVGTASLRRGAQVQARRPDLTVEPIRGNVDTRVEKLLAPALQAEHEARTEAEKERKAENGREQRSTDNETIRGGIQNIEENRDDEDDSRENAEYDQTVEEWFESLSPLQQSAMGREVDTEYDAVVLARIGLERTGLIHHVGIAELPKESHVPSAGQGALCITTHRDSDVADDLREALDHVRSRVETTVERVVLEELGGGCIAPIGIYALLKGEIVRTSVQVFSRDGTERVAETRDLDAENYASEAREFAADLRERGAAELIEAARREA comes from the coding sequence ATGAGCAACGAACCGATACGCCTCGCGTCCCGTGGGTCGGAGCTGGCGCTCCGGCAGGCCGGCGAGGTCAAGACGACGCTCGCCGACCGACGCCACGAGGTAGAGGTCGTCGAGGTCGAGACGAAGGGCGACCGGGTGACCGACGCCCTCATCAGCGAGCTCGGGAAGACGGGCGCGTTCGTCCACGCGCTCGACCAGGAGGTGCTGGAAGGCAACGTCGACGCCGCCGTCCACTCGATGAAGGACGTGCCGACCGAGATGGCCGACGACCTGCTGGTCGCGGCCGTCCCGCGACGGGGTAACCCGGCTGACGTGCTGGTGACACCCGACGGCGCGACACTCGACGAACTCCCCGCGGGGAGCGTCGTCGGCACCGCGAGCCTGCGCCGGGGCGCACAGGTGCAGGCCCGCCGACCGGACCTGACGGTCGAACCCATCCGCGGGAACGTCGACACCCGCGTCGAGAAACTGCTCGCGCCCGCCCTGCAGGCCGAACACGAGGCCCGCACGGAGGCCGAGAAGGAACGGAAGGCCGAGAACGGCCGCGAGCAGCGCAGCACCGACAATGAGACCATCCGCGGCGGCATCCAGAACATCGAGGAGAACCGGGACGACGAGGACGACTCCCGGGAGAACGCGGAGTACGACCAGACGGTCGAGGAGTGGTTCGAGTCGCTGTCGCCGCTCCAGCAGTCCGCGATGGGCCGGGAGGTCGACACCGAGTACGACGCCGTCGTGCTCGCTCGCATCGGCCTCGAGCGCACCGGCCTGATCCACCACGTCGGAATCGCCGAGTTGCCCAAGGAGAGCCACGTGCCCTCGGCCGGCCAGGGCGCGCTCTGCATCACAACGCACCGCGACAGCGACGTCGCCGACGACCTGCGGGAGGCGCTCGACCACGTGCGCTCGCGGGTGGAGACGACCGTCGAACGCGTCGTCCTCGAGGAACTCGGCGGTGGTTGCATCGCGCCCATCGGCATCTACGCGCTACTGAAGGGCGAGATCGTGCGGACGTCCGTGCAGGTGTTCAGTCGGGACGGTACCGAGCGGGTCGCGGAGACCCGGGACCTCGACGCCGAGAACTACGCCAGCGAGGCCCGCGAGTTCGCGGCCGACCTCCGGGAGCGCGGCGCCGCAGAGCTCATCGAGGCGGCCCGGCGGGAGGCCTGA
- a CDS encoding single-stranded-DNA-specific exonuclease RecJ translates to MDAPVPELEARADACADALRDADSVLLASHIDADGLTSAGIASTALERAGITHDVVFSKQLDDEEIAGIAAHDHDTVLFTDFGSGQLDSIAEHEERGDFTPVIADHHQPAEADTQFHLNPLLEGVDGGKELSGAGASYVLARALLSDEATDLAALAVVGAVGDMQTVNGELVGANVAIAEEGVAAGVLDTAKDLALYGTQTRPLPKLLEYASEVYVPGITNDQNGAMRFLDGLDVDLHDGGDWRTWASLDHDERQTVVSALVKRAVRNGVSGDKVTDLVGTTYTLLEEEAGTELRDASEFSTLLNATARYERGDVGLAVCLGERGEPLDSARELLRTHRRNLSEGLSWVKDEGVTVEDDLQWFHAEDRIRETIVGIVAGMALGAEDVESDRPIVGFGEKNDEEVKVSARGTPALVNRGLDLSVVMREASQSVGGDGGGHTVAAGATVPKGEERAFLDAAADEIAAQIE, encoded by the coding sequence ATGGACGCACCGGTCCCGGAACTCGAAGCGCGGGCGGACGCCTGCGCAGACGCCCTCCGCGACGCCGACAGCGTGTTACTGGCGTCGCACATCGACGCCGACGGCCTGACGAGCGCTGGCATCGCGTCGACGGCGCTCGAACGCGCCGGCATCACGCACGACGTGGTGTTCTCGAAACAGCTCGACGACGAGGAGATCGCGGGCATCGCGGCCCACGACCACGACACCGTGCTGTTCACGGACTTCGGGAGCGGGCAACTGGATAGCATCGCCGAACACGAGGAACGGGGCGACTTCACACCCGTCATCGCGGACCACCACCAGCCCGCCGAGGCGGACACCCAGTTCCACCTGAACCCCCTGCTGGAGGGCGTGGACGGCGGGAAAGAACTCTCGGGCGCTGGCGCCAGCTACGTCCTCGCGCGGGCACTACTCAGCGACGAAGCGACGGACCTCGCGGCACTCGCGGTGGTCGGCGCCGTCGGCGACATGCAGACGGTGAACGGCGAACTCGTCGGCGCGAACGTCGCTATCGCCGAGGAGGGCGTCGCGGCGGGCGTGCTGGACACCGCGAAGGACCTCGCGCTGTACGGCACGCAGACGCGGCCGCTGCCGAAACTGCTGGAGTACGCCAGCGAGGTGTACGTCCCCGGCATCACGAACGACCAGAACGGCGCGATGCGGTTCCTCGACGGCCTCGACGTCGACCTCCACGACGGCGGCGACTGGCGGACGTGGGCGAGCCTCGACCACGACGAGCGCCAGACCGTCGTGAGCGCGCTCGTCAAGCGCGCGGTGCGCAACGGCGTCTCCGGCGACAAGGTGACGGACCTCGTTGGGACGACGTACACGTTGCTCGAGGAGGAAGCTGGCACGGAGCTCCGGGACGCGAGCGAGTTCTCCACCCTGCTGAACGCGACGGCTCGCTACGAGCGCGGCGACGTGGGTCTCGCGGTCTGTCTGGGGGAACGAGGCGAACCGCTGGACTCCGCCAGGGAACTCCTGCGGACCCACCGCCGGAACCTCTCGGAGGGGCTGTCCTGGGTGAAAGACGAGGGCGTCACCGTCGAGGACGACCTCCAGTGGTTCCACGCGGAGGACCGCATCAGGGAGACCATCGTCGGCATCGTCGCCGGGATGGCGCTGGGCGCTGAGGACGTCGAGAGCGACCGCCCCATCGTCGGTTTCGGGGAGAAGAACGACGAGGAGGTGAAGGTGTCCGCGCGTGGCACCCCGGCGCTCGTCAACCGTGGACTCGACCTCTCCGTCGTGATGCGGGAGGCCTCCCAGTCCGTCGGCGGCGACGGCGGCGGCCACACGGTCGCCGCGGGCGCGACCGTACCGAAGGGCGAGGAGCGCGCGTTCCTCGACGCCGCGGCCGACGAGATCGCCGCCCAGATCGAGTGA
- a CDS encoding DUF4442 domain-containing protein has product MLPSLDALRARIYRLGFSYFPAYWTTGAKLVDLAPDFSSARVALPLNWRTRNVVGTTFGGSIYGAVDPVYMVLLRSRLGDAFTVWDRAASIEYHEPGRGTLYADFEVPDADVRELRSLAPGESTERVYEVAVVDADSEVHAEVEKTLYVRRDE; this is encoded by the coding sequence GTGCTCCCGAGCCTCGACGCACTGCGAGCGCGGATCTACCGCCTCGGGTTCTCCTACTTCCCCGCGTACTGGACGACGGGCGCGAAACTCGTCGACCTGGCGCCGGACTTCTCGTCCGCTCGCGTGGCGCTCCCCCTGAACTGGCGCACGCGGAACGTCGTCGGCACCACGTTCGGCGGCAGCATCTACGGCGCCGTCGACCCGGTGTACATGGTGCTGTTGCGGAGCCGCCTCGGCGACGCGTTCACTGTCTGGGACCGGGCGGCGAGCATCGAGTACCACGAACCCGGCAGGGGGACGCTGTACGCCGACTTCGAGGTGCCCGACGCGGACGTCCGAGAGCTCCGCTCGCTGGCCCCCGGCGAGTCGACCGAGCGCGTCTACGAGGTGGCGGTCGTCGACGCCGACAGCGAGGTCCACGCCGAGGTGGAGAAGACCCTGTACGTGCGTCGCGACGAGTGA
- the cobA gene encoding uroporphyrinogen-III C-methyltransferase, with translation MPGTVYLVGSGPGDPELLTVKAKRLLDESDVVLHDKLPGPAILEEIPESKREDVGKRAGGERTSQSEINERMVELAEDGNDVVRLKGGDPFVFGRGGEEMQYLAAHGVPFEVVPGVTSAVAAPAAADIPVTHRDHASSVSFVTGHEDPTKPESAVDWEALADTGGTIVVLMGVGRLPDYTRELRDAGVDPETPVALVEKGTRPGQRVATGTLDTIVDVRDEAGIEPPAVTVVGGVAGLWEDVEAGR, from the coding sequence ATGCCCGGGACGGTGTACCTCGTCGGCAGCGGCCCGGGCGACCCCGAACTGCTGACGGTGAAGGCGAAGCGACTGCTCGACGAGTCAGACGTCGTGCTCCACGACAAGCTGCCGGGCCCCGCCATCCTCGAGGAGATTCCCGAGAGCAAACGAGAGGACGTCGGGAAGCGCGCGGGCGGCGAGCGCACCTCCCAGTCGGAGATCAACGAGCGCATGGTCGAACTCGCCGAGGACGGCAACGACGTCGTGCGCCTGAAGGGCGGCGACCCGTTCGTCTTCGGCCGCGGCGGCGAGGAGATGCAGTACCTCGCCGCACACGGCGTCCCCTTCGAGGTTGTGCCGGGCGTCACGTCCGCGGTGGCAGCGCCCGCCGCGGCGGACATCCCGGTGACGCACCGCGACCACGCCTCCAGCGTCTCGTTCGTCACGGGCCACGAGGACCCGACGAAACCCGAGTCCGCGGTGGACTGGGAGGCGCTCGCCGACACCGGCGGCACCATCGTCGTGCTGATGGGCGTCGGCAGACTCCCCGACTACACCCGGGAACTCCGGGACGCGGGGGTGGACCCCGAGACGCCCGTCGCGCTCGTCGAGAAGGGGACTCGCCCCGGCCAGAGAGTCGCCACGGGCACGCTCGACACTATCGTGGACGTGCGCGACGAGGCGGGCATCGAACCGCCAGCGGTGACCGTCGTCGGCGGCGTCGCGGGGCTCTGGGAGGACGTGGAGGCCGGGCGATGA